From Candidatus Neomarinimicrobiota bacterium, the proteins below share one genomic window:
- a CDS encoding helicase-related protein, translated as MNSDNYSWYFSPDHGQLCQVIEPQTLWGEKTCRVWLPGRDSVVRVPASRLASLENSGTETADSITYIAAAARVADALTQDVLLAPIESSVIPLPHQIKALSRAISGDRIRYLLADEVGLGKTIEAGLILRELKLRGLIKRVLVIAPKGLVTQWVAEMRTHFNEDFRLLIPSDFSAYRRIAKEDNIWRSHSQVVCPMDSVKPLESRRGWSAKQVAEYNQERFDGLVSAGWDLIIVDEAHRLGGSTDQVARFKLGQGLCEAAPYFLMLSATPHQGKADAFHRLVSLLDTQAFPGVDSVTRDRVQPYVIRTEKRHAITAEGKPLFKPRKTELVPVSWGTKHRDQQLLYEAVTEYVREGYNQAMRDKRSYIGFLMILMQRLVVSSTTAIQTTLKRRLEVLESPQEQLSLFPMYSEDEWADLDGQEQIETLLTTRLKALKNERSEVKLLLEAATRCIQSGADVKAEALLDWLYKLQAEEGDPELKVLIFTEFVPTQQMLRQFLVERGFTVVCLNGSMDMDERKKAQEDFAENARILISTDAGGEGLNLQFCHVVINYDIPWNPMRLEQRIGRVDRIGQTHIVRAINFVFEDSVEHRVQEVLEEKLAIIFEQFGIDKTGDVLDSAQAGQIFDHLYVDAILNPDKVDVSVDQVISHIQEQARNTQQSLSVLGFADTLDPNLAQRLMAHPLPHWVERMTVSYLKAHDGKADRNGRTWNLTWPDGENINKVVFSGQEAENTPTAWYLTLEDKRIRDLATRLPRFVPGQPIPVVTIPGISDEIMGFWSLWQIGITSMDWKRHRILPLFLADSGEIFMPTARYLWDRLMSEDPNIKDYFKSDDAKNIYEKLVKLAEEHGKPTYDELVQEHRLWLKRERGKGEYAFAARQKIIERIGLPQVRDYRLNLLRQEEHSWNEELKSKAQIYPEMLPLIVVRVEGCTHE; from the coding sequence ATGAATAGTGATAATTATAGCTGGTATTTCAGCCCGGACCATGGGCAACTCTGCCAGGTCATCGAGCCCCAGACGCTTTGGGGCGAGAAGACCTGCCGGGTATGGCTGCCCGGCCGCGATTCGGTGGTCCGCGTCCCTGCGTCCAGACTCGCCTCCCTGGAGAATTCGGGAACGGAAACTGCAGACAGCATCACATATATTGCAGCGGCAGCACGTGTAGCCGATGCCCTGACACAGGATGTTTTGCTGGCACCTATTGAATCATCTGTCATTCCACTTCCACACCAAATCAAGGCTCTGTCACGGGCTATTTCTGGAGATCGTATTCGTTATTTGCTAGCTGATGAGGTAGGGCTGGGAAAAACCATCGAGGCCGGACTTATCCTTCGTGAGCTGAAGCTGCGTGGTTTGATCAAAAGGGTGCTGGTCATTGCACCGAAAGGGTTAGTAACACAATGGGTTGCAGAGATGCGCACTCATTTCAATGAGGATTTCAGGCTTCTTATTCCCAGCGATTTTTCAGCATATAGGCGTATTGCCAAAGAAGACAATATTTGGCGGAGTCACTCACAAGTGGTCTGTCCCATGGATTCAGTCAAACCATTGGAGAGCCGGCGCGGTTGGTCGGCAAAACAGGTCGCTGAATACAACCAGGAGCGCTTCGACGGCCTGGTTTCCGCAGGATGGGACTTGATAATCGTGGATGAGGCTCACCGGCTTGGGGGGAGTACTGATCAGGTGGCCCGGTTTAAATTGGGCCAGGGACTATGTGAAGCCGCTCCATACTTCCTTATGTTGTCAGCAACCCCACACCAGGGGAAAGCTGATGCATTCCATCGATTGGTATCTTTACTTGACACACAGGCATTTCCAGGTGTGGACAGCGTGACGCGTGATCGTGTACAACCTTATGTCATTCGGACGGAAAAACGCCATGCCATCACTGCAGAAGGGAAACCGCTTTTCAAACCGCGAAAGACGGAACTTGTCCCAGTCTCTTGGGGGACAAAACACCGGGATCAACAACTTTTATATGAGGCAGTTACCGAATATGTCCGGGAAGGATACAACCAGGCCATGCGTGACAAGCGGAGTTACATAGGTTTTCTTATGATACTGATGCAGCGGTTGGTCGTATCCAGCACTACAGCTATCCAGACAACACTGAAACGCCGGTTGGAGGTCCTCGAATCACCTCAGGAACAGCTTTCCCTGTTTCCGATGTATTCTGAAGATGAATGGGCTGATCTTGATGGTCAGGAACAGATTGAGACTCTTCTAACGACACGATTGAAAGCACTGAAGAATGAACGGTCCGAAGTTAAATTGCTATTAGAAGCTGCTACACGCTGTATTCAGTCAGGTGCAGATGTCAAGGCAGAAGCATTGCTTGATTGGCTTTATAAATTGCAAGCAGAAGAAGGAGATCCTGAGTTAAAAGTCTTGATATTTACGGAGTTTGTCCCAACGCAGCAGATGCTAAGACAGTTTCTCGTTGAACGCGGATTCACAGTTGTCTGTTTGAATGGTTCTATGGACATGGATGAACGCAAGAAGGCTCAGGAAGATTTTGCTGAGAATGCACGGATTCTCATTTCAACAGATGCAGGCGGGGAAGGTTTAAATCTCCAGTTTTGCCATGTTGTGATCAATTATGATATCCCCTGGAATCCAATGCGACTTGAACAGCGTATCGGAAGAGTGGACCGTATTGGTCAGACACATATTGTACGTGCTATTAACTTTGTGTTTGAAGATTCTGTAGAGCATCGTGTTCAGGAGGTGCTTGAAGAGAAACTTGCGATCATTTTCGAGCAGTTTGGTATTGATAAGACAGGTGATGTTCTTGACTCGGCTCAGGCAGGACAGATCTTTGATCATTTGTATGTTGACGCAATTCTTAATCCGGATAAAGTAGATGTATCCGTTGACCAGGTCATCAGTCATATTCAAGAGCAAGCAAGGAATACTCAGCAAAGCTTATCAGTTCTTGGTTTTGCTGACACATTGGATCCAAATTTAGCTCAACGTTTGATGGCTCATCCTTTGCCACACTGGGTCGAACGGATGACAGTAAGTTATCTTAAAGCTCATGATGGCAAGGCTGACCGGAATGGGAGAACTTGGAATTTGACCTGGCCAGATGGAGAAAATATTAACAAAGTGGTTTTTAGTGGTCAGGAGGCTGAAAATACTCCTACAGCATGGTATTTAACTTTAGAAGATAAAAGGATCCGTGATTTAGCGACAAGATTACCTCGATTTGTGCCTGGTCAACCAATTCCTGTGGTTACCATCCCTGGAATTTCAGATGAGATTATGGGATTTTGGTCCCTGTGGCAGATTGGTATTACGTCAATGGACTGGAAACGCCACAGAATCCTGCCGCTCTTTCTTGCGGACAGTGGAGAAATCTTTATGCCAACTGCCCGATATTTATGGGACCGTTTAATGAGTGAAGATCCAAATATAAAGGACTATTTTAAGAGTGATGATGCCAAGAATATCTACGAGAAACTAGTGAAATTAGCGGAGGAACACGGCAAACCCACATATGATGAGCTTGTTCAAGAACACCGTTTATGGCTGAAGCGCGAGAGAGGAAAAGGTGAATATGCTTTTGCTGCTCGGCAAAAAATCATAGAACGCATTGGTCTGCCTCAGGTTCGGGACTATCGATTAAACTTGCTACGGCAGGAAGAACACTCATGGAACGAGGAACTCAAAAGTAAGGCTCAGATTTACCCAGAAATGTTGCCTCTTATTGTTGTCCGGGTTGAAGGATGTACACATGAATAA
- a CDS encoding DNA methyltransferase: MDKSKINQKELFRTKYKPGKPGSGMLFDEEFIGNDDPVKCFGMTFENDEKRREYFLEKLREKLKDPEFRKIEGFPIGEDEDILALSDPPYYTACPNPFIDDFIKYYGKPYDPNMPYSREPFAADVSEGKNDPIYNAHSYHTKVPHKAIMRYILHYTEPGDVVFDGFCGTGMTGVAAQLCGDKKTVESLGYRVDKDEIIYQQETGEDGKTTWKRFSRLGERKAILNDLSPAATFIAYNYNTPVDVRKFEHEAKRILKEVEDECGWMYETMHSDGKTKGRINYTVWSDVFICPECTNEVVFWEAAVDKEAGKVYKDFPCPHCNAQLTKRNMDRAWVTKYDKAIRQTIRQAKQVPVLINYSLGKKRYEKVPDAFDLALIEKIEELDIPYWFPTDPIPEGEKTGEPLRIGLTHVHHFYTKRNLWVLGAVLNRCLQCIQLLKVWLTSSLIRTTKMYKFTIDRKMGNVMGTLYVPSLWTENGAFKLLEYKLRDFIRIHFPEFMAITSSASANALKYQDDTVDYIFTDPPFGGNLMYSELNFLWESWLKVFTNKKPEAIENKVQGKGLPEYQKLMTECFKEYYRVLKPGRWMTVEFHNSKNSVWNSIQEALQTAGFVIADVRTLDKQQGSFNQVTQAGAVKQDIIISCYKPNSGLEERFKLEAGTEEGVWDFVRTHLKQLPVFVSKDGQAEIVAERQNYLLFDRMVAFHVQRGVTIPLSAAEFYAGLGQRFPQRDGMYFLPNQAAEYDKKRMTVREVLQLQLFVSDEASAIQWLKQQLTKKPQSFQDIHPQFMKEIGGWQKHEKPLELSELLKENFLSYDGKGEVPSQIHSYLSSNFKELRNLEKDVPALKAKAKDRWYVPDPNKAGDLEKLRERALMREFEEYRESKQKRLKVFRLEAVRAGFKKAWQERDYATIISVARKIPESILQEDPKLLMWYDQALTRSGVE, translated from the coding sequence ATGGATAAATCAAAGATCAACCAAAAAGAATTGTTCAGAACAAAGTATAAACCGGGGAAACCAGGATCCGGAATGCTTTTTGATGAGGAGTTTATTGGTAACGATGATCCAGTGAAATGTTTCGGGATGACATTCGAAAATGATGAAAAGCGCCGTGAGTATTTCTTGGAAAAACTCCGCGAGAAGCTCAAGGACCCGGAGTTCCGCAAGATCGAGGGATTCCCCATTGGCGAGGACGAGGACATCCTGGCTCTTTCTGATCCCCCGTATTATACGGCCTGCCCAAATCCGTTTATTGATGATTTTATCAAATATTATGGTAAGCCATATGACCCAAATATGCCGTATAGCCGGGAGCCGTTTGCTGCAGATGTAAGCGAAGGTAAGAACGACCCAATCTACAATGCACACTCATACCACACAAAAGTACCACACAAAGCGATCATGCGTTATATACTCCATTACACTGAACCTGGGGATGTTGTTTTTGATGGGTTTTGTGGAACTGGTATGACAGGTGTAGCAGCTCAATTATGTGGAGATAAAAAGACTGTTGAATCCCTTGGATATAGAGTGGACAAAGATGAAATCATTTACCAGCAGGAGACTGGTGAAGATGGTAAAACCACATGGAAGCGTTTTTCCAGGCTTGGAGAACGCAAGGCGATTCTCAATGACTTGTCACCTGCGGCAACATTCATTGCTTACAATTATAACACACCGGTGGATGTTCGTAAATTTGAGCATGAGGCCAAACGCATTCTGAAAGAAGTCGAAGACGAATGCGGCTGGATGTATGAGACGATGCACTCAGATGGCAAGACAAAGGGTCGCATTAATTACACTGTTTGGTCTGATGTTTTTATCTGTCCGGAATGCACAAATGAGGTGGTTTTCTGGGAAGCCGCAGTGGATAAAGAAGCTGGTAAAGTATATAAAGACTTCCCCTGTCCACATTGTAATGCACAGTTAACAAAACGAAATATGGATCGTGCATGGGTTACCAAATACGACAAAGCGATCCGGCAGACCATTCGCCAGGCCAAGCAAGTGCCGGTGCTGATCAACTACAGCCTGGGCAAGAAGCGTTACGAGAAAGTGCCCGATGCCTTTGATCTGGCCCTTATCGAAAAGATCGAAGAACTGGACATCCCCTACTGGTTCCCGACGGACCCGATTCCAGAAGGGGAGAAGACCGGCGAGCCACTTCGCATTGGCCTCACTCACGTGCACCATTTCTACACCAAGCGGAATCTGTGGGTGCTAGGGGCGGTTCTGAATCGATGCCTGCAATGTATTCAGTTACTGAAGGTTTGGTTAACATCATCCTTAATAAGAACCACAAAGATGTACAAGTTTACTATCGATAGAAAAATGGGCAACGTAATGGGGACACTATATGTGCCATCCTTATGGACTGAAAACGGTGCTTTCAAGTTACTGGAGTACAAACTTCGCGATTTTATCAGAATTCATTTCCCCGAGTTTATGGCCATAACTTCATCAGCTTCTGCGAATGCATTGAAATATCAAGATGACACTGTTGACTACATCTTCACCGACCCGCCGTTTGGTGGAAATTTGATGTATTCTGAGCTGAACTTCCTCTGGGAATCCTGGCTTAAGGTCTTCACCAACAAAAAGCCCGAAGCTATTGAAAACAAAGTGCAGGGCAAGGGGCTGCCGGAGTACCAAAAGCTCATGACTGAGTGCTTCAAGGAATACTACCGAGTGCTCAAGCCGGGACGCTGGATGACAGTGGAGTTCCACAACTCCAAAAACAGCGTCTGGAACAGCATCCAGGAAGCCCTTCAGACAGCAGGCTTCGTCATCGCCGACGTGCGCACTCTGGACAAGCAGCAGGGGTCATTCAATCAGGTGACACAAGCGGGTGCTGTGAAGCAGGACATCATCATCTCCTGCTACAAACCCAACAGTGGTCTGGAGGAGCGGTTCAAGTTGGAGGCAGGAACGGAGGAAGGCGTCTGGGATTTTGTACGTACTCATTTAAAACAGTTGCCAGTGTTCGTCTCAAAAGACGGTCAGGCTGAAATTGTCGCCGAACGCCAGAATTACCTGCTCTTTGACCGTATGGTGGCCTTTCATGTTCAACGAGGAGTGACCATTCCTTTGTCTGCTGCAGAGTTCTATGCCGGCCTTGGACAACGTTTTCCACAGCGTGACGGTATGTATTTTCTGCCCAATCAAGCAGCTGAATATGACAAGAAACGTATGACGGTCAGGGAGGTGCTCCAGCTTCAGCTCTTCGTCTCCGATGAGGCATCAGCCATCCAGTGGCTCAAACAGCAGCTCACCAAGAAGCCACAATCCTTCCAGGACATCCACCCTCAGTTTATGAAAGAGATTGGCGGCTGGCAAAAACACGAGAAACCCCTGGAGCTTTCCGAACTGCTAAAAGAGAACTTCTTGTCCTACGACGGCAAGGGCGAGGTTCCCAGCCAGATTCACAGCTACCTCTCATCGAACTTCAAGGAGCTGCGCAATCTGGAAAAGGACGTTCCAGCGCTCAAGGCCAAAGCCAAGGACCGCTGGTACGTGCCTGACCCGAACAAGGCCGGAGATCTGGAAAAACTGCGCGAGCGGGCCTTAATGCGGGAGTTCGAGGAATACCGGGAATCAAAACAGAAACGCCTGAAGGTGTTCCGCCTGGAGGCTGTCCGGGCCGGATTCAAGAAGGCATGGCAGGAGCGCGATTATGCCACAATTATATCAGTGGCACGTAAAATACCGGAGAGTATCCTGCAAGAGGATCCTAAACTTCTTATGTGGTACGACCAAGCGCTTACACGAAGTGGGGTAGAATGA
- a CDS encoding ATP-binding protein, producing MDIKELRLLVSAGESESVEFKKSTAQLRRAAETLCGMLNSSGGRVLIGVTPEGRIVGQTVSDKTIREVAEVLQKFEPPASIAQDRVNVSDHKVVLVLEAIPNPESRPYVFDGRPYQRIGSTTSIMPQATYQRLLNERAHSRIRWENQPAEGYNNADLDSEEILRTVRLGIAAGRLPESTGNAIPDILERFGLLRDGRLNQASIVLFGSHFIPDYPQCQLRLARFRGVNKSEFLDQRQIEGHAFYLLQEAMMFLRRHLPVAGRVIPGLFERKDEPLFPLEALREALVNAFCHRDYTIIGGAVSLAIFDDRLEIWSDGTLPFDLKPEDLKREHPSRPRNPLISQVFYLRGMIERWGRGTQKIVELCVKAGHPEPEFGEQAGSVWVRFLPSGYIAPHRVAHDLTERQRELLQILAQQGPAPLREIRKRLSAPPSDRMIQEDLAHLRRLDLVESTGRGRGAAYLLRKTNE from the coding sequence ATGGATATTAAAGAGCTGAGATTACTGGTATCCGCTGGAGAATCTGAGTCTGTAGAGTTCAAAAAATCTACAGCTCAGTTGCGGCGGGCTGCAGAAACACTCTGCGGCATGCTCAATAGTTCCGGTGGCCGGGTGTTGATTGGTGTCACACCAGAAGGCCGCATCGTCGGTCAGACGGTTTCCGACAAGACAATCCGGGAGGTTGCGGAAGTGCTTCAGAAGTTTGAACCGCCGGCATCTATTGCTCAGGACCGTGTGAATGTTTCAGATCACAAAGTGGTGCTGGTTTTGGAAGCGATTCCCAATCCCGAGTCACGTCCGTATGTCTTTGATGGGCGGCCGTACCAGCGGATTGGTTCGACGACTTCCATCATGCCCCAGGCAACCTATCAGCGCCTTCTCAACGAGAGGGCACACAGCCGCATCCGATGGGAAAACCAACCGGCCGAAGGCTACAATAACGCCGACCTGGATTCTGAGGAAATTCTTCGTACGGTGCGCCTTGGAATTGCAGCCGGCCGCTTACCGGAATCAACCGGCAACGCTATCCCGGATATTCTGGAGCGCTTTGGATTGCTTCGGGACGGCCGTCTCAATCAGGCTTCCATTGTCCTCTTCGGTTCCCACTTCATTCCTGATTATCCACAATGCCAGTTACGCCTTGCCCGTTTTCGGGGCGTGAATAAATCGGAGTTTCTCGATCAAAGGCAAATTGAAGGGCATGCTTTCTACCTGCTTCAAGAAGCCATGATGTTTCTGCGCCGTCACCTGCCTGTGGCCGGACGAGTTATCCCAGGCCTTTTTGAGCGGAAAGATGAGCCGCTATTCCCGCTTGAGGCATTGCGCGAGGCCCTGGTCAACGCTTTTTGCCACAGGGATTATACCATTATCGGCGGGGCGGTAAGTCTGGCCATCTTTGATGACCGGCTTGAGATCTGGAGCGACGGCACGCTTCCGTTCGATTTAAAACCGGAAGACTTGAAACGCGAACATCCTTCCCGGCCACGCAATCCTCTGATCTCGCAGGTTTTCTACTTGCGCGGCATGATCGAACGCTGGGGGCGCGGTACACAGAAGATTGTAGAATTGTGCGTCAAGGCCGGACATCCGGAACCGGAATTCGGTGAACAGGCCGGCAGTGTCTGGGTTCGGTTCCTGCCCAGCGGCTACATCGCCCCGCATCGTGTGGCACATGACTTAACCGAACGGCAGCGGGAATTGCTTCAAATCCTGGCACAGCAGGGCCCTGCACCTCTTCGAGAGATACGGAAACGTCTATCGGCACCGCCCTCGGACCGCATGATTCAGGAAGACCTCGCCCACCTTCGTCGGCTTGACCTTGTTGAATCGACGGGACGCGGCCGTGGTGCGGCTTACCTTCTGAGGAAGACGAATGAATAG
- a CDS encoding DUF6079 family protein, with product MKYRDVIQFEPIESVIQLRDADKSENARQLVHSYVISEEMAERLIHIVIPHLQFDQPVDNKGLLVVGNYGTGKSHLMSVISCIAGESTMLDELNHSGVRDAAKSIAGKFKVIRTEIGSTTMSLRDIIIAELEEHLNQIGVDFVFPQADTIPNHKRAFEDMMSKFNEVYPDSGLLLVVDELLDFLNSRKDQKLILDLNFLREVGEVCKDLRFRFIAGVQEAIFDSPRFAFVSSSIRRVKDRFEQILIARRDVKFVVAERLLKKTGEQQAKIREYLTPFSKFYGNMNERMDEFVRLFPVHPDYIDTFERVSTVEKREVLKTLSLAMKKILDQEISEDRPGLIAYDTYWNNIRENPSFRAYPEINEVIKCSQVLEDRIRQAFTRPVYKQMALQLIHALSVHRLTTEDIHAPLGATAEELRDGLCLYQPGIEELGGDPADDLRSQVETVLREIHKTVNGQFVSSNPDNRQFYLDLKKSRDFDALIEKRAESLDDSQLDRYYYEALKRVMECTDQTYVTGYNIWEHELMWLDRKASRQGYLFFGSPTDRSTAVPPRDFYIYFIQPFDPSYYKDEKKADELFIRLITEDTEFQTTIRNYAAALDLASTSSGHAKTTYKSKSEQYLRDLVQWLQKHITDSFEVTYQGHTKSFIEWTKSKSIRDFSLSTHEHINFRDLVNSIAGICLSAHFQDQAPEYPYFAVHITSTNRSQAAQDALRAIAGQIHTKQANAVLDALELLDGDRIDPSKSKYAKFILNQLNKKSHGHVVNRSELIQDDNSVEYMDKDRQRLEPEWVVVILASLVYSGDLVLAIPGKKFDATDLSQLASADIQELTQFKHIERHKDWNLPALKATFELLGLMPGMAQLVTQRKDEPVQQLQNSITQFLDRLVTQQQTLQSGLIFWEENLYSEKERQSLHIQLDKTKSFLESLQAFSSPGKLKNFRYDVKEINSHQDSLKRLSEIESIQELVSDLGSTASYLSKAEAVIPSDHEWVVDMKKVREEILTQFKDPEKRAATAFRQETQRKLSDLKKSYIQLYLKMHTNARLGVNEDKHKTALTKDERLKVLQSLSTIELMPRQHLSDFQNRLAGLKSCFALTGQELNTSPVCPHCNYKPETEQVVAPAGKVLNNLDDELDNLVSNWTQTLLSNLKDPTIKENLDLLKPEPRTLVNDFIKKEELPEELDQDFIQAMSEVLSGLQKVPVKTDEIRKALLAGGSPATPGEMKKRFDKYLDELTKGKDPEKVRIVLE from the coding sequence ATGAAATACAGGGATGTCATACAGTTTGAGCCAATTGAATCTGTTATCCAGTTACGAGATGCGGATAAAAGCGAAAATGCCCGGCAACTGGTCCATTCATATGTTATATCGGAAGAAATGGCAGAACGGCTTATCCACATAGTAATTCCCCATTTACAGTTTGATCAACCTGTTGACAATAAAGGTTTGTTGGTTGTAGGTAATTATGGAACAGGTAAATCTCACTTGATGTCAGTCATTTCGTGTATAGCCGGTGAATCAACGATGTTAGATGAACTCAATCATTCCGGCGTTCGTGATGCAGCCAAGAGTATTGCAGGGAAATTCAAGGTTATTCGTACTGAAATAGGTTCAACTACCATGTCTTTACGTGATATTATTATTGCGGAATTGGAAGAGCATCTCAATCAAATAGGTGTAGACTTTGTTTTTCCTCAAGCAGATACCATACCGAATCATAAACGTGCATTTGAAGATATGATGAGCAAATTCAATGAAGTTTACCCGGATTCTGGATTACTACTGGTTGTTGATGAGCTGCTTGATTTTCTCAATTCTCGAAAAGATCAGAAGTTAATTCTTGATTTAAACTTCCTTCGTGAGGTAGGTGAGGTCTGCAAAGATCTCCGTTTCCGTTTTATAGCGGGTGTTCAGGAAGCTATTTTTGACAGTCCACGCTTTGCTTTCGTATCAAGCAGTATCCGTCGGGTAAAAGATCGCTTCGAACAAATTCTGATAGCCCGTAGGGATGTCAAGTTTGTAGTAGCTGAACGGTTACTTAAAAAGACTGGCGAGCAGCAGGCCAAGATAAGAGAGTATTTAACTCCCTTCAGTAAGTTTTACGGCAATATGAATGAGCGAATGGATGAGTTTGTACGCCTTTTTCCGGTCCATCCTGATTATATAGATACTTTTGAGCGAGTTTCTACTGTTGAAAAACGCGAAGTACTTAAGACACTTTCACTGGCCATGAAAAAGATACTCGATCAGGAGATATCAGAAGACAGACCAGGACTTATTGCCTATGATACTTATTGGAACAATATTCGGGAAAATCCCTCGTTTCGTGCCTACCCGGAGATCAATGAGGTAATTAAATGCAGCCAGGTCCTGGAGGATCGAATCCGGCAAGCTTTTACACGACCGGTTTATAAACAAATGGCTTTGCAGTTAATCCATGCTTTGTCAGTTCACAGACTCACAACTGAAGACATTCATGCGCCCCTGGGTGCGACAGCCGAAGAACTGCGAGATGGACTTTGCCTCTACCAGCCGGGTATTGAAGAACTGGGTGGAGATCCCGCTGATGACTTACGCTCTCAGGTGGAAACGGTTCTCCGGGAAATCCATAAAACTGTCAATGGGCAGTTTGTATCATCGAATCCGGATAATCGCCAATTCTATCTGGATCTGAAAAAAAGCCGTGACTTCGATGCTCTGATTGAAAAAAGAGCTGAGAGTCTTGATGATTCACAACTTGACCGTTATTATTATGAAGCTTTGAAACGTGTCATGGAGTGTACAGATCAAACCTATGTGACAGGTTACAATATCTGGGAACATGAGCTTATGTGGTTGGATCGAAAAGCTTCCCGACAAGGATATTTGTTTTTTGGCTCACCAACTGATCGATCCACAGCTGTGCCACCTCGAGATTTCTATATCTATTTCATCCAACCATTTGATCCATCATATTACAAGGATGAAAAGAAGGCAGATGAGCTTTTTATACGTCTGATAACTGAAGATACTGAATTTCAAACAACAATTCGGAATTATGCCGCTGCTTTGGATCTGGCATCTACTTCATCAGGGCATGCTAAAACGACTTATAAGTCTAAGTCAGAACAGTATTTACGAGACTTGGTTCAGTGGCTGCAAAAGCACATAACGGATTCTTTTGAAGTCACTTACCAGGGACACACAAAATCATTTATTGAATGGACTAAAAGTAAATCAATCCGTGATTTCAGTCTGAGCACTCATGAACATATTAATTTCCGTGATCTTGTAAATTCAATAGCCGGCATCTGCCTTAGTGCTCATTTTCAGGATCAGGCACCCGAATATCCTTACTTCGCAGTGCATATTACCAGCACTAACCGATCCCAGGCTGCCCAGGATGCCTTACGTGCCATTGCCGGACAAATTCACACAAAACAGGCTAACGCGGTGCTTGATGCCCTTGAACTGCTTGATGGTGATCGGATCGACCCATCTAAATCCAAGTATGCCAAATTCATTCTCAATCAGCTTAATAAGAAAAGTCATGGTCATGTGGTGAATCGCTCTGAACTCATCCAAGATGATAACAGTGTGGAATATATGGATAAAGACCGACAACGATTGGAACCCGAATGGGTTGTGGTTATCCTTGCCTCTCTGGTCTATTCCGGTGATCTTGTCCTTGCAATTCCAGGCAAGAAATTCGATGCTACTGACCTGTCACAGTTAGCTAGTGCTGATATACAGGAACTCACACAATTTAAGCATATAGAACGACACAAGGACTGGAATCTACCAGCGCTTAAAGCAACGTTTGAATTGCTTGGTCTAATGCCTGGCATGGCACAACTTGTCACCCAAAGGAAAGATGAGCCGGTCCAGCAGCTACAGAATTCCATCACCCAATTCCTTGATAGATTGGTCACACAGCAGCAAACCCTGCAAAGTGGTCTTATCTTCTGGGAGGAAAATCTGTACTCAGAGAAAGAGCGTCAAAGTTTGCATATTCAGCTGGACAAAACGAAAAGCTTTTTAGAATCACTTCAGGCATTCAGCTCTCCCGGTAAACTCAAGAACTTTCGGTATGATGTAAAAGAAATCAACTCACATCAAGATAGCCTTAAAAGATTGTCTGAGATTGAATCTATCCAGGAGCTGGTTTCCGATTTAGGTTCTACTGCCTCATATCTTTCTAAAGCAGAGGCCGTAATACCGTCAGATCATGAATGGGTAGTCGACATGAAAAAGGTTCGGGAAGAAATTCTCACCCAATTTAAAGATCCGGAAAAGCGTGCTGCTACAGCATTCAGACAGGAAACCCAGCGCAAGCTGTCTGACCTTAAGAAATCTTATATACAATTATACTTGAAGATGCATACAAATGCACGGTTGGGAGTAAATGAGGATAAACATAAAACCGCTCTCACAAAGGATGAACGTCTGAAAGTACTGCAAAGTTTATCAACAATTGAATTAATGCCTCGCCAGCACCTGAGCGACTTTCAAAATCGTCTGGCTGGACTAAAAAGTTGTTTTGCTCTAACAGGACAAGAGTTAAACACATCACCGGTATGTCCGCATTGTAACTATAAACCCGAGACAGAGCAAGTTGTTGCGCCAGCTGGCAAGGTGTTGAATAACCTGGATGACGAATTGGATAATCTGGTATCCAACTGGACTCAGACGCTGTTATCCAATCTGAAGGATCCAACCATAAAAGAAAACCTGGATTTGCTTAAACCTGAGCCGAGGACGCTGGTCAACGACTTTATAAAGAAGGAAGAGTTACCCGAAGAACTTGACCAGGATTTCATACAAGCCATGAGTGAAGTGCTATCAGGTCTTCAAAAAGTTCCGGTCAAAACAGATGAGATACGAAAAGCTTTGCTTGCAGGGGGTTCACCTGCAACACCTGGGGAGATGAAGAAACGATTCGATAAATATCTGGATGAACTCACAAAAGGCAAGGATCCTGAAAAGGTTAGAATTGTACTGGAATAA